Proteins from one Penaeus vannamei isolate JL-2024 chromosome 8, ASM4276789v1, whole genome shotgun sequence genomic window:
- the LOC113824614 gene encoding thymidine phosphorylase, translating into MSATQTSQGSWRIPDLLAMKRDGLAFSEEQVAFLVKAVSDRSMDDCQLGALLMAINLQDMTDPETIALTKGMRDSGSVFSWPKDWRVVDKHSTGGVGDKVSLALAPALAACGFKVPMISGRGLEHTGGTLDKLESIPGFKVSLTEAEMKKALEEVGCCIVGQTADIVPADRRMYAARDVTSTVKSVPLIVSSIVSKKAAETVSGLVLDVKFGGGAFMKTQEEAGALAKKMVDVANGVGMATTALLTTMDVPLGRAIGNALEVREAIECLRGNGPEDLEELVTHLGGELLLGAKAASTLEEARQKLAKTLRDGSARTAFCNMIQKQGVTKGVAEALCGSAPDYSHLPSSAHVTAVKAASSGVLVGMDAMAMAKISLALGAGRNKVGDPINYSVGIMLVKVVGESVKEGETWAELHHDSPLPPSLLERMQGAATIKASGEARKPSRVAARVV; encoded by the exons atgaGTGCCACCCAGACCTCGCAGGGCAGCTGGAGGATCCCCGACCTGCTGGCCATGAAGCGGGACGGCTTGGCCTTCTCGGAGGAGCAGGTCGCCTTCTTGGTCAAGGCGGTTTCGGATCGGTCCATGGACGACTGCCAGCTGG GAGCGCTCCTCATGGCCATCAACCTGCAGGACATGACGGACCCCGAGACGATCGCCCTCACCAAGGGCATGAGGGACTCCG gaAGCGTGTTCTCGTGGCCGAAGGACTGGCGCGTGGTGGACAAGCACAGCACGGGCGGTGTGGGCGACAAGGTGTCCCTGGCGCTCGCTCCCGCCCTCGCCGCCTGCGGCTTCAAGGTGCCCATGATCAGCGGGCGCGGCCTCGAGCACACGGGGGGCACGCTGGACAAGCTGGAGAGCATCCCAG GCTTCAAGGTGTCCCTGACGGAGGCCGAGATGAAGAAGGCGCTGGAGGAGGTCGGCTGCTGCATCGTGGGCCAGACCGCTGACATCGTCCCTGCTGACAGGCGCATGTACGCCGCGAGGGACGTCACCTCCACCGTCAAGTCTGTGCCGCTCATTGTCT CATCCATCGTCAGCAAGAAGGCTGCGGAGACGGTGAGCGGACTGGTGCTCGACGTCAAGTTCGGCGGAGGAGCCTTCATGAAGACCCAGGAGGAGGCAGGAGCGCTGGCCAAGAAGATGGTGGATGTGGCCAACGGCGTGGGCATGGCCACGACGGCCCTCCTCACCACCATGGACGTCCCGCTCGGCAGGGCCATCGGCAACGCCCTCGAGGTGCGCGAGGCGATCGAGTGCCTTCGGGGCAACGGACCCGAGGACCTCGAGGAGCTCGTCACTCACCTGG GTGGAGAGTTACTGCTGGGTGCGAAAGCGGCCTCTACGCTTGAGGAAGCTCGCCAGAAGTTGGCCAAGACCCTGAGGGACGGCAGTGCCAGAACGGCATTCTGCAACATGATACAGAAACAG GGTGTCACCAAAGGTGTAGCAGAGGCACTGTGTGGCAGTGCTCCCGACTACTCCCATTTACCTTCCTCGGCTCATGTCACTGCCGTCAAAGCTGCTTCCTCAG GAGTGCTAGTTGGTATGGATGCCATGGCTATGGCGAAGATCAGTTTAGCACTCGGGGCTGGCAGGAATAAGGTCGGCGACCCGATCAACTACAGCGTGGGCATAATGCTCGTCAAG GTGGTCGGCGAGAGCGTGAAGGAAGGCGAGACGTGGGCAGAGCTGCACCACGATTCTCCACTGCCGCCCTCCCTCCTGGAGAGGATGCAGGGCGCTGCCACCATCAAAGCGTCAGGGGAGGCACGCAAGCCCTCCCGCGTTGCCGCTCGCGTTGTCTAG